Proteins encoded in a region of the Candidatus Aminicenantes bacterium genome:
- the glgP gene encoding alpha-glucan family phosphorylase: MMSLQSFSVRAELPPELAGLRRLSANLRLHWKPEVSALFQRLDPGSWQRNRGNAPAFLDRLEPDRLRAAAADAEYVAAVTAAADELDAHLAEAPQPEVAYFSMEYGLAVSLPLYAGGLGILSGDHVKSASDRNLPLLGVGLLYHQGYFRQSLNEAGQQEEHYPEADLSRWPIQAVMEPENPEERLVIKMRWPDRDVYVQAWRLDVGRVPLYLLDTRRTENSETDRRLTDRLYGGDREYRLQQEMLLGIAGTRLLDRLGINIAVFHLNEGHSAFAPFERMRRLMEKEKLSRHEAQQLVVHSSIFTTHTPVPAGNDVFDSGLIIRYMGGFAAELGLQPQEFLDLGRMRPDDGREGFSMTVAAIRHCARVNAVSLLHGRVSRRMWHTLWPGVPENEVPIAGVTNGVHLRTWISEEIDSLLCTHLGRDWDRRQSEKEMWQQGVDKIPAAELWRARETARERMVAQLRRRVALSLSRHGASEHRVAAARNILDPHRLTIGLARRFATYKRGNLILQDPGRILRLLRHETTPIQILFAGKAHPLDGDGKQIIQQIVRFLRDHHLQDRVVFVEDYDMEVARQLVGGVDVWLNTPLRPLEACGTSGMKVAACGGLNLSVLDGWWDEAFNGENGWALGARRMQPDPGVQNAREGRELLEILESDVVPRFYTRDEKGIPAGWVQMMRASLASIPARFNTHRMVDDYASMYRDAVADSHALSASDYTPLKSFTQWRQRLGSDFAAVRIVDTDFDVSCPLPHGKKVPVAVTVDTAGLSPAELRVSLMIRPLEAGKTADFSSLTLIPQTRKPAKTVRFTAELEPPLPGDYEAAVRVTPRHDLMVNPYELFMSVWS, from the coding sequence ATGATGTCATTGCAATCTTTTAGCGTGCGCGCGGAATTACCGCCCGAACTGGCCGGGTTGCGCCGCCTGTCCGCCAACCTGCGCCTGCACTGGAAACCGGAAGTATCCGCCCTGTTTCAACGCCTGGACCCCGGGTCCTGGCAACGCAATCGCGGCAACGCCCCCGCTTTTTTGGACCGCCTGGAACCGGATCGCCTGCGTGCCGCCGCCGCCGATGCGGAGTACGTGGCCGCGGTGACGGCCGCGGCCGACGAGCTGGACGCCCACCTGGCGGAAGCGCCCCAACCTGAAGTGGCCTATTTCTCCATGGAATACGGCCTGGCGGTCAGCCTGCCCCTGTATGCCGGCGGCCTGGGCATTTTGTCGGGCGACCACGTCAAGTCCGCTTCCGACCGCAACCTGCCGCTGCTGGGCGTGGGCCTGCTTTACCACCAGGGCTATTTCCGCCAATCGCTCAACGAAGCCGGCCAGCAGGAAGAGCATTACCCGGAAGCCGACCTGTCCCGCTGGCCCATCCAGGCGGTGATGGAGCCGGAAAACCCCGAAGAGCGCCTGGTGATCAAAATGCGCTGGCCTGATCGCGACGTTTACGTGCAGGCCTGGCGCCTGGACGTGGGAAGGGTTCCCCTCTACCTGCTGGACACACGGCGGACGGAAAATTCCGAAACGGACCGGCGCCTCACGGACCGCCTCTATGGCGGAGACCGTGAGTACCGTTTGCAGCAGGAGATGCTGCTGGGGATCGCCGGCACGCGCCTGCTCGACCGCCTGGGGATCAATATCGCCGTGTTTCACCTCAACGAGGGCCATTCCGCTTTCGCGCCTTTTGAACGCATGCGCCGGCTCATGGAGAAAGAAAAACTGTCCCGCCATGAGGCGCAGCAACTGGTGGTCCACAGCAGTATTTTCACCACCCATACACCGGTACCGGCCGGCAACGACGTGTTCGATTCCGGCCTGATCATACGCTACATGGGCGGGTTCGCCGCTGAACTCGGCCTGCAGCCCCAGGAATTCCTGGACCTCGGACGCATGCGCCCCGACGACGGGCGCGAGGGCTTTTCCATGACCGTGGCGGCCATCCGCCACTGCGCCCGCGTGAATGCCGTCAGCCTCCTGCACGGACGGGTCTCCCGGCGCATGTGGCATACCCTGTGGCCGGGTGTGCCGGAAAACGAAGTCCCGATTGCGGGAGTCACCAACGGTGTGCACCTGCGCACCTGGATCTCGGAGGAAATCGATTCCCTGCTGTGCACCCACCTGGGAAGGGATTGGGACCGGCGCCAGTCTGAAAAAGAGATGTGGCAACAGGGCGTGGACAAAATCCCCGCCGCCGAATTGTGGCGGGCCCGGGAAACCGCCCGGGAGCGCATGGTCGCGCAATTGCGCCGCCGCGTGGCCCTCTCCCTTAGCCGGCACGGCGCTTCCGAACACCGGGTCGCCGCCGCGCGCAATATCCTGGACCCCCACCGGCTCACCATCGGCCTGGCGCGGCGGTTTGCCACCTACAAGCGCGGCAACCTCATCCTCCAGGATCCCGGCCGCATCCTGCGCCTGTTGCGCCATGAAACCACGCCGATCCAGATCCTGTTCGCGGGCAAGGCCCACCCCCTGGACGGCGACGGCAAGCAGATCATCCAGCAGATCGTGCGTTTCCTGCGCGATCACCACCTCCAGGACCGGGTGGTGTTCGTGGAGGACTACGACATGGAAGTGGCGCGGCAGCTGGTGGGCGGAGTGGACGTCTGGCTCAACACCCCGCTCCGGCCCCTGGAAGCCTGCGGCACCTCGGGCATGAAAGTGGCCGCCTGCGGCGGCCTCAACCTCAGCGTGCTGGACGGCTGGTGGGACGAAGCCTTTAACGGTGAAAACGGCTGGGCCCTGGGTGCCCGGCGCATGCAGCCGGACCCGGGGGTTCAGAACGCCCGCGAAGGCCGTGAATTGCTGGAGATCCTGGAATCCGACGTGGTGCCGCGCTTTTACACCCGCGATGAAAAGGGCATTCCCGCCGGCTGGGTACAGATGATGCGCGCCTCCCTGGCATCCATCCCGGCCCGCTTCAACACCCACCGCATGGTGGACGACTACGCCTCCATGTACCGCGACGCAGTTGCGGACAGCCACGCCCTTTCAGCTTCGGACTACACGCCTCTGAAAAGCTTTACCCAATGGCGTCAACGCCTCGGCTCCGATTTCGCCGCGGTCCGCATCGTCGATACCGATTTCGATGTATCGTGCCCCCTGCCCCACGGCAAAAAAGTACCCGTGGCCGTTACCGTGGACACAGCCGGCCTGTCTCCAGCCGAGCTGCGGGTCAGCCTGATGATCCGCCCCCTTGAAGCAGGAAAAACCGCTGACTTTTCATCGCTGACACTCATTCCCCAAACCAGAAAACCCGCAAAAACCGTGCGCTTCACGGCTGAACTGGAGCCGCCGCTGCCGGGTGATTACGAAGCGGCTGTGCGCGTGACACCCCGCCATGACCTCATGGTCAATCCGTATGAACTCTTCATGTCGGTTTGGAGTTGA
- a CDS encoding HAMP domain-containing histidine kinase, with product MTEPGNGEQLKRYAEDLNQTIRELKQANAKLRRQVEVEEQARLVQQKMIHFNKMTSLGTLAAGIAHEINTPISYILGNSQILQELWQDVEKVLRETVDNPEKLVLAGIPFADIREMIPKMLQNNIQGARQINTITGKLKDFSRRPPDTRGRTDINQALQYAVAILDKKIRKCTNHFHFKLSKQVPPARGNIHEIEQVFVNIILNALQALPDKACEVSVSSTFAKKSNEILVTIRDEGKGMEKAVLDRIMEPFFTTREESDGTGLGMYIAYAIVEKTGGNLEISSRPGMGTEVTIRLPADKVEA from the coding sequence ATGACAGAGCCAGGCAACGGTGAACAGTTGAAGCGATATGCCGAGGACCTCAACCAGACCATCCGCGAGCTGAAACAAGCCAACGCGAAACTGAGACGTCAGGTTGAAGTCGAAGAACAGGCCAGGCTTGTCCAGCAGAAAATGATCCATTTCAACAAAATGACCTCTCTGGGCACCCTGGCGGCAGGCATCGCCCATGAAATCAACACCCCCATCAGTTACATCCTGGGCAATTCCCAGATCCTCCAGGAATTGTGGCAGGACGTGGAAAAAGTTTTGCGTGAAACGGTCGATAATCCGGAAAAACTTGTGTTGGCGGGCATTCCATTCGCCGATATCAGGGAGATGATCCCCAAAATGCTGCAGAACAACATCCAGGGAGCTCGACAGATCAATACGATCACAGGCAAGCTCAAGGATTTCAGCCGCCGGCCGCCCGACACCAGGGGCCGGACCGACATCAACCAGGCCCTTCAGTATGCCGTAGCCATACTGGACAAGAAAATCCGCAAATGCACCAATCATTTTCATTTCAAATTGTCCAAACAAGTGCCTCCGGCCAGGGGCAACATCCATGAGATTGAGCAGGTCTTTGTCAATATCATTCTGAACGCGCTTCAAGCCCTGCCGGATAAGGCCTGCGAAGTTTCAGTGTCTTCCACGTTCGCAAAAAAAAGCAACGAGATCCTGGTAACCATCAGGGATGAGGGAAAAGGCATGGAAAAGGCCGTTCTGGATCGCATCATGGAGCCGTTCTTCACCACGCGTGAGGAAAGCGACGGAACGGGGCTGGGCATGTATATCGCCTATGCCATAGTGGAAAAAACCGGCGGCAACCTGGAAATTTCCAGCAGGCCGGGCATGGGCACGGAAGTGACCATTCGCCTGCCGGCCGATAAAGTCGAGGCATGA
- a CDS encoding sigma-54-dependent Fis family transcriptional regulator gives MDPSATKQPLVLLVDDEDPILISYSFLLKSAGIKHVATLSDPRRVLPFLHENDVTVVVLDIDMPHISGRELLERIREELPSVPVIMATAANEVDTAVECLLTGAKDYLVKPVEKGRLISSIQQQLEVRHLENEVSALKQSLLSRKLTHPSAFSNFITVSPEMHSLFKYIEAIADSPFPVLVLGETGVGKELIARAIHLCGSNTNELVVVNVSGLDDTLFTDTLFGHTRGAFTGAASSREGLINRAEGGTLFLDEIGDLGIPSQVKLLRLIQEKEYYPLGSDIPHRTDCRIVAATNRDIRTLVDNEKFRKDLYYRFLAHQIHVPPLRERKEDIPLLFSHFIREAARDLKKKIPSHPPELVTLLKAHAFPGNVRELQALVYDAMSRYESGVLSMSSFRALIEKEGGLGKTEVSDEDMGDRMDSPNGFPTLKQAETHLIARALDQAGGNQGVAASLLGISRQALNKRIQRDKKLKPPDN, from the coding sequence ATGGATCCATCCGCAACGAAGCAACCGTTGGTACTCCTGGTGGATGATGAAGACCCTATCCTGATCAGTTACAGCTTCCTGCTGAAAAGCGCCGGCATCAAACACGTCGCCACCCTCAGCGACCCGCGCAGGGTACTCCCCTTTCTCCATGAAAATGACGTGACCGTGGTTGTACTGGATATCGATATGCCCCATATATCCGGCCGGGAATTGCTGGAACGTATCCGCGAGGAGCTGCCGTCAGTTCCCGTTATCATGGCCACCGCCGCCAACGAAGTGGACACGGCCGTGGAGTGCCTGCTGACGGGCGCCAAAGATTACCTGGTGAAACCGGTCGAAAAAGGCCGCCTGATTTCCAGTATTCAGCAGCAGCTCGAAGTCCGTCACCTGGAAAACGAAGTATCCGCCCTGAAGCAGTCACTCCTCTCACGGAAACTGACACACCCGTCCGCTTTTTCGAACTTCATCACCGTCAGCCCGGAAATGCATTCCCTGTTCAAATATATCGAAGCCATTGCCGACTCCCCTTTTCCGGTCCTCGTCCTGGGAGAAACCGGCGTGGGAAAGGAACTGATCGCACGCGCCATTCACCTGTGCGGTTCCAACACCAATGAACTGGTCGTGGTAAACGTTTCCGGACTGGACGACACCCTGTTTACAGACACCCTGTTCGGCCACACCCGCGGTGCGTTCACGGGGGCGGCCTCGTCACGGGAAGGCTTGATCAACCGGGCCGAAGGCGGAACCCTTTTCCTGGATGAGATCGGGGACCTGGGCATACCCTCTCAAGTCAAGTTGTTGCGCCTGATCCAGGAAAAAGAATACTACCCGTTGGGATCCGACATTCCCCACCGGACGGATTGCCGCATCGTGGCCGCCACCAACCGGGATATCCGCACACTCGTGGATAACGAAAAGTTTCGCAAGGACCTCTATTACCGCTTTCTTGCCCACCAGATTCATGTCCCGCCGTTGCGGGAGCGCAAAGAAGACATCCCCCTCCTGTTTTCCCATTTTATTCGGGAAGCGGCACGGGATTTGAAAAAGAAAATCCCCTCCCATCCACCGGAGCTTGTCACCCTGCTCAAAGCCCACGCTTTCCCCGGCAATGTCCGGGAACTCCAGGCCCTGGTTTACGACGCCATGTCCCGCTACGAATCAGGGGTTCTCTCCATGTCCAGCTTCAGGGCGCTTATCGAAAAGGAAGGCGGGTTGGGAAAAACCGAGGTTTCCGATGAAGACATGGGGGATCGAATGGATTCCCCGAATGGATTCCCCACCCTGAAGCAGGCGGAAACACACCTGATCGCGCGGGCGCTTGACCAGGCCGGAGGCAACCAGGGAGTCGCCGCTTCCCTGCTGGGGATATCCCGACAGGCGCTGAACAAGCGCATCCAGCGCGACAAAAAGCTCAAACCACCTGATAATTAG